The Papaver somniferum cultivar HN1 chromosome 6, ASM357369v1, whole genome shotgun sequence genome segment AGCGTTTTCTCGGCGATCTCCAAACTGGGTCTTATGTTTTTGATCCTATCTTTCTTCCATAATTCATTTTCTCGAAGGTAAggaatataatcttctcttaggCTTGTTTTCATTGCAAGTTCAATCTCCTAAACTGCAAAAGCTTTGTGGTTCTTCAGGAGGATCAACAACGGGGATCAGATTAATATTAATCTGAAAGAAGAAGACATTGTTCGGCTGGCTCGAGTAGTTCTTCCAGTTGCTAACCTGATAATTGCAAATGTGAGAAAGATTTTCTCAGGCGAGCCATCAATGACTCTTAAGGTAGACATAAATTTACTGATTCTTTCTTGCCATTCATATCTTGGATAATTGCTTAACCATGGCACTTTAAGGCAACCGATATTTTCTGACTGTAGGTAGCACCTATACTTCTTCTCGGATCCGAATATGGCCACTCTATAAGCCTGTGGAGACTTTGTGTATCAGGTTAGACGAATCACCTAATATCCGTCGTCAACCAGTATATATACTCATATTTACATTGTGTTTTACAAATTTGAATAGGTTTCTTCATTAGCTTCACTATCCCCAAGCTCTACAGTATCTACTCCCTGCAAATGAAAAGACAAGGTACGaatcttattttttatttttttgttgagaTTTTCTGCATACTATATTTTGCGTTTTTGCGGAAACTTCATGTGAATGATGTGGTGTATGAATAAACCAGCCGAGTACTTCCGAGGCCGCGTATTGGAAGCATGGGCAGCATGTTCTCATAAGAAGATAGTAGCAGCATCACTAGTCACTGTGTTCTGGAACCTGACAAGTGTTAAGACGCGTATTTTCACAGGTACTCCTATTTCCCATTGTTATATTTCGTATATTGTATTTGATTCTTTATACAGCTACTTTGTGGTAATCCTGTGTACTTCTTTTTGCAGCATTTATATGTATAGCAATCCTCAGATACTGTAGACAACTTGCCCTCGCAGCGGTAGAAGAGGATAAAGCCGAAACTGAAGAGAAACAAGACGAACAGCAGCAAGCATTGGTCTTGGTAGATGAGGGATCACAAAAGAAGTAATTTTAGTTTGTATGATATGAATAAAGCTACTCCATTATTTTTTGTACTAGACCACGCTAATTACATAAGCTAGGTTGATAAGGCTAAAGCAGAGCCGCAATTTCCTTTTAAGCGTTGTCATTGCATTCAATGATATCTCCAGTAACTCGTTATTGCAATTTCGTGTTAACTCTAGATAACGCTTGAAGGCCATCTTAATTTCATAGCCTCAAGAAAATGCTACCCCTAACCGACCAGTAAGTGCTTGTTCTTACTTGCGGGAACAAGATTGTAGAAATCTGGTTTCAAGAATTTCCCAATTGTCAAAATTTAGACCACTCCCATCTTTTAGGGTCTGGCCGGTCTGCATTTTGATTGATAGTTCTGCAGTAGAAAGAAAAAGTAATGTATATAAGCAGCAAGTATGATAGAGCACATCTCAGAAAGCGGAACATCTTTTTACCTCCCCCAAATTGGAGCTGGCTACAAGAAGCGGAACATCTTTTTACCTCCCCCAAATTGGAGCTGGCCACAAGAAGGGCGAGAACGCCTGATAGACACTTGGGCAAATTTCAAGCATAGGGTGGCCATTTTAATAGCATTACGACACAAATCAGATGGGGAGTTGCCTAACTGCCTTTTTTTTCCCGAAGACAGAACCCCATATACACTCTAATTAGCAGATCATCTAAATATTTTTTATTGCCTTTTATTTCTAATATACACTGGATTAAACATGCGCCTCTGAGCCCATCTGATTGACAGGTTCAGCTCTCTGCCTCTGTCCCATCCATTTAGGAACTTCAAACTACTAATCCGACAGGATTTGCCACATCAATGTATTAACCCACCTTCTTACCAGAAAGAAAACAGGCATGGAATTGTCTCGTTACAGAATAGGTTGGATTTTTCTGAAGAACTGTTAAACATGATAAATCCAGAGAAGAAGACCATCCCACTTCTTCGTAAAACATAAATCGTCAAAAGGCCGGAAGAATGGATACATAGGTACTCCTGAAACAGCATCCTGGAATGAAACATCCATAGCAGGCTACCTGGGTGTCCCACCAAGCAGCACCTAATGACAATTTATTATGGGCTCGAACTCTCCCTACGTTTACCAGACATCTGTGGGGTCGTTGTGCTTCTATTAATCCCCAAACAGTGTAGAGAGTAGAAGATCTTGCACAAACTCAGCTCTCATAGTCTTTTGTTCCCTCTCTTCTCGACTCAAAGAAGAGTCGAAACTGCAAATAGAAACAGATGGCGATTAAAAAGACAGATTGAAGAAACAGGCTTACGTAGCAACCTCAGTGTGCATCAAGGTTCTATCCATCTACAAAATGGATGTTAAGCTTAGATATGAGGGTAAAAGAGTTCATATTCGTGTGCTGTTAATCATCAGGAGACCCTAGGCTGATACTAGCGATGCTTGGACCTAAGAGCTGAACTTCATCCTTGTGCAGGTGGTTTTCTGTGCTATGATTAATGGATGATAACCTAAAAAGACTAATAACTCCATCGTATTCAAAACTGGTTATCCTTCGAGAACTTTTGCAGTACTAGAAATGTCAGCCACAGATGCAGCTTGTATTCCTAAAAATAAGAATGAATGAAGAATTTAATTTAAATAGGAATATGGATGCTGGATCCAATTTGATCATGTAGTTATCTTATAGTGTTTCCTTTTTCTGATAAAACTTTAGCTACATATTACcaaagagaaaaacaaacaaaaatattagCTACTAATAGGTGCGAGGAGCCACATTACCTAGATTAACCTTATAAATGAGATTCTGCAAAATTGACATCAGAAACAATGATAAAGCTTGACTATAAAACTTATGCATGGCTCTTCATAGAGATAAATGCACTATATTTATCCTGTCAACCTGCATCAAACTCAATGCTGCAAAGGGTGTCACACATGATGACTACCTTATAAGGTCAAGATACCAATTTATTTTCATGTTTCCATTCTATTAAAATCCACTAGTGCTACAACGCAAGCAGTAAAGAAACTACTTCTAGAGGACACTGTGACATAAAAATTGAGTACCTTGGTTTATGAGGCTTTATCGAAGTCGTACTCTTCTCAGAAGTATCCTCAACAATGGGGGCCATCGACTTTGTAATTTCATCAGCTTCAGATGCAGGAAAGTTAAACATAAGTGATGACAGAAATGAATCTGTAGCAACATTAGATGTACTAGGATTGCTTGACCgataaccaccacctcctaaaAGCACCTGTAAATGAGCTTCACGGAGATCTCGACCCAACAAAGACAGTGCCTGACTGTTAGGGATGGCAACTCTGCGTAATCTTCTACGTCTCTGTAAGTGTTCACTAGTGAAGGAAACATCTATTGGAAATAAATCTCAAACAATGAATAAACACCTACATACAAACTCTTTCCAAATATCACCAACACTAGTATTCACAATAGAGTAAATTGACTCTGCAAAGTAAAATATACGTAAAGGATATCTTGAACAGGTGTCCATGTTGCAAAGTAATATGATTCAGCATATCTCGAGAAACCCTAACAGAGCAAATGGGGCATAACTACAATCAAGACAAAATAAGAATATGTGAGTGGCAAACATAAAAATGTAAATAAAGTAATATACTCTAACTACCATAAAAACATAAACCAATCCGAGATATTCGAACACATTTGGTTCATTCAGAAATGCTGAACAATCTATTAGTTGGTACTAAGTTTTAAACTTCCACTTCGAACTGACGGATGACTTCTAATTTGACATTGAAAAGTTCTCTTACATGTTGAGATTACAGCTTAGAGTAATATAAGCATGTCGAGGTTGTATATGTTATATATGACTATCCCAACTATGTGCATCTTCCTGTTCTTATTTATTCAGTCGGTTTTACACAAAATATGTATCCCTAAGTATTTATTCTCATTTGTTATGCAGGTGTTCTTTTCGCCTCTTCAACAAATGTCCGCAAACAAAAAGCTTCATAAACAGATTCCAATTACCGAAAGCTGTAACATTTCCAATCACAGCAAAACTAAAAAACCCACTAGCTATCATGACTAGGTAGCAACAAAGTTTTGGTCATTTCACTACCACTTCTAACACATATCATGATACATCAGAATTGTTACTTTCCAAACCCCTTTCCCTTAAAAAGGAAGGACCTTCAATATATTTCAGAAACTATGTAAATTCAAATCAACAACAATATATTTAAAAGCTGAAAATTAGTTTTCTCTTACCGTCACTTTTGACTCGAATGGATGTTCATCCTCTAGATGAGAACAAAGAGAAACAATATCATAATCTTCGTAACAATAAGGACATGGAAAATCAGGACGAATCTCCTCTTCTACATCAATATCATCAAAGCTCAGCCGATCTAAAAATATCACatgaaaaaataaatgaaactCTTCATTTCTaaaaagtgaaagaaaaaaatacaagatCAAAACCATGATAAGGGGAACAGATACCTAGTTGAGAGTTGTTGTTCTGTTGATGTTGCAGAGTGTATTGCCTTTTGGCTGCAGCAAGACGAGATGCCCAGAGTTCAGAATCCATATTGATTATgatatcaaagaaaagaaaatgaagatgagaaagaAATTCCCTTTcgaatagtaaaaatcaaatcaatccgTTCTTTCTCCtatcttcttctcctttcctttcctctgattttttttcttctgtttatgGTTTGTTTGAGGATTTCTCTTTAAATTTTCGTaaagtttctttctttttctgttcagacaagagaagagagagagagagagaacagAAAAAAGACTTTTAATCTAATTTTTGAGTTTTG includes the following:
- the LOC113287555 gene encoding protein DEHYDRATION-INDUCED 19-like, encoding MDSELWASRLAAAKRQYTLQHQQNNNSQLDRLSFDDIDVEEEIRPDFPCPYCYEDYDIVSLCSHLEDEHPFESKVTLCPICSVRVSRDMLNHITLQHGHLFKLQRRRRLRRVAIPNSQALSLLGRDLREAHLQVLLGGGGYRSSNPSTSNVATDSFLSSLMFNFPASEADEITKSMAPIVEDTSEKSTTSIKPHKPSFDSSLSREEREQKTMRAEFVQDLLLSTLFGD